From Longimicrobium sp.:
CGGCTTGTGTCGCCCCGAACCAGGAGCGTTGCGGGTGTGTGGACGTACGTACGTCCCGTCGCGCCGTGTGTAACCGCGCACATGCACTGAGCACGCGCCCGAACATCCTTCTGCGGAGGAACCTCCTGCTCTACCGCCTGAGCCGGTCGTGCCGGATGGGGTGGACTCGAGAGAATCACCGTCTTCACGAATTTGAAGCGCGAGCCCAGGGAGAGGTTCGGAGGTAATCAGCGCCGCGACCACCTCGTAGCCGTTCCTGGCCGGACGGAGGATCAGCCTGTTCGCACCGAACGAAGCGGCTTCATCGATATACGATGCCAACTCCCCGGACGAGACGGACTCCGGCGTTCGAGACCCGAGGGAGAGCGTCCGCAGCGCATACCATCTGAATGGAATGAAGGCCGACGATGGGAGGACCCGCACGGAATCTGGAGGGACGGGTGTCACCGGGACCGTCGATGCGGCTGGATTGACCACCCACTCGTGCCTCCGCTGTGCGAACGCTCCCTGAGTGCACAGGAGCATCAGAGCGGTAACGACGCCGAGGATCGATCGGTAGAAAGAACGTCTCATCTAACCCTCCATCAAAGCGGAAAGTGAGGCCACGCAGTGTTGCGCGGGGCAGGTTCCGCTTTGGACGGACGCCGCAGTAACGATTCTCCTCTCGTAATGGGCAAGAGCACGAGCGTCGAGGGCTAGCCTTACAGGAGCCGGCCCTGGCCTACGATGATCTCGAAGATGTCGTCACCCCTTCCGCACCGTGCGCTCCAGGTAGTCGCGGATGCGGGCGTGCGTCCCGGGGGCGCTCCACGCGGCCAGCACCTGCTCGTCGTACGCGGCGGAGGCGCGGATGCGCTCCAGCGACGGGGCGCGGAGGTATTCCTTCGTCAGCCGGAAGGCGTCGGGGGCGAGGGCGGCGAGCTGGGCGGCGACTTCCCGCGCGCGGTCCATCAGCGCGTCCGCGGCGACGACCTCGTCCACCAGCCGCTCGGCGAGCGCCTCGCGCGGCTCGAAGGTGCGGCCGGTGAAGACGAGCGAGTGGATGCGGTCGCCCGGCACGGCGTAGCGCACCGCCTCGAGCGCCGCGGCGGGGAAGGGAACTCCGACGAGCAGCTCGGGGACGCCCAGGCGGCCCCTGCCCTCGGCCATCAGCCGGTAGTCGCCCGCCATCACCATCACCCCGCCGCCGGCGATCGCGTGCCCGTTCGCGGCCACCACGACCGGCCGGGGGAAGGCGAACAGCTTCACCACGAAGTCGCGCAGCAGGGGGATGAAGCGCCGCACGTACGCGTCGCCGCCCTCCATGAGCCGGAACAGGTCCACGCCCGCGGAGAAGATGGAGCCCGTGCCGGTGACGATCACCGCCCGCGCGTCGCCGGCCGCGTCGAGCTCGCGGATCATCCCCTCGAGCAGCTCCACGTCCATCGCGCTCGCCTTCCCGTGCGCCAGCCGCAGCGTCAGGATCCCGTCGTCACTCCGCTCTCGTTCGATCATCGCCGGTGTTTGCCAGGAAGGTTGAGTTCACGCGACGTAGGTGTCATCCCCCAGGAACTCCGCACTGCGAGCCGATCCAGCCACGAGGCCGCGGACGAGCCCGGATCGCTGCGAGCAGTCGCGGAGCGACTTCGTGCTTTTGTTGCCCCCGAATTCCATTCGGGGCCGCGAGCTCTACCCCTCCGCCCGGATCAGCGACAGCCGCATCTTGGCCTCGCTGAGGGTCACGACCAGGGTGTCGCCCGGGCGGAGCTGGGCCAGCGGGCCGGCGTCCACGAACTCGCAGATGGGCTCGCCGCCCACGGGCACCTCGGCGCGGTAGCCGCGCGCGAACGCCACGCTGTCCGCCGGGCGCTTCCTGGCGTTGCTGCGCAGGTACACGCCGCGGTCGTTCATCAGCCAGAGCCCCGGCGGCGCGCCGGTGCCGGGGTGGTCCACCTCGTCCGGCACCTCGGCGTCGGGCGAGTGGAGGTCCACGCCGGCGGCCAGGTACCGCTGCGCCTCGGTCATCATCCGCTCGCCCGCGACGTTCGTCTCCTCCACCAGCCGCAGCACGTCCGCGGCGTCGAACTCGAATCGCCCGTCCATCATCCCGTCCCCTCCTGCAGTCGCCGGTAGAATTCCCGCCTGCGGCGCACGTGGCGGTACCAGGCCACGTGGCGCAGGAAGCCGCCGTACACGCGCGTCCGGAACGTCCCGTGCTCCACCGCGAAGTGCGGCCGGTACTCGCCGCGGACCTCGGCCGCGGGGCGGATCATGGGCGCGCCAAGCTTGGCCGCGGCCTCCAGCACCACCTCTTCGCCCTCGCCGCGGGTGAACTGCACCCAGGCGTGCTTGTTCACCTCCCCCGCGTGCTGCCAGCTCACCTGCCCCACCACGAACCACGCGGGAAAGCCGATTTCGCGCAGCTTGCGCCAGGCCCACAGCGCGTGGTCCTCGCAGTCGCCCAGGCGCAGGTGCTCGAAGGTGCGCGGGTGCTGCCAGAAGTCGTCGGACACGAACACGTCGGGATCGCCGGCGTAGCGGCACCCCTGCAGCCATTCGCACAGCTCGTTCACGCTCCGCACCCGCACCCGCGTCTCGGACTGGAAGTACCAGCGGAAGTCCTGCGCCGAGCCGGGCCCGAACGCCCAGGGCGGCACCGGGTGGGGCACGTACGACCAGTCGTCGCCGGTGGCCGCGTAGCGCGCCATGAACGGCAACAGCCGCAGCGTCCCCATCCCGCCGTACATCTCGCTCTCCGCCACCTGCCGCCACAGCCGCAGGGTCGTGAGCGCCCGCCGCCACCATCCCGCGGCCGGACGGATCTCCTCGCTGGCGATGGCGGTTTCGGGCACGGGGGACGCGAGGGTTGGGGGATGGAGATGCGGCCGCCGCGCCGAATCGTAGCCCGCGCGCGGCGGCGGTTCAAGCTCCGGGCCGGCTTCCCAGTACGCCGAGGAGATCGAGGGCGTTTCGCGTGGCCGCGCCCGCCGCGGTGTTGTCGAAGATGCACCACACCTCGCGCGCCCCCGCCGCGTCCGCGCGCAGCCGGCCGGCCAGTCGGGCGACGAAATCCCCCTCGTACGCCGAGTAGTACATCCGCGGCGAGCCGTGCAGGCGGTGGTAGACGACGTCGCGCGCGCCGCCCGGCTCCGCCGCCGCGGGAACGCGCGCCGGGTCGGCCGCCACCCGCGCCACTCCCAGCCCGGCGAGCAGCGCATCCGCATCTCCCGAAAACCAGCTCGCGTGGCGCGGCTCGCACGCGACCGCCGCCGCCGTCCGCTCCCTCAGCGCGAGGAAGAACCGCTCCGCCACCGCCGGATCGAGCTCCAGACTGGGCGGCAGCTGCACGAGCAGGCAGGCGAGCCGGTCTCCCAGCGCGCCCGCCTCGCCGAGGAAGGTGTCGAGCAGCGCCTCGACGTCCACCAGCTTCTGCTGGTGGGTGATGGTCTTCGGGAGCTTGGCGGAGAAGCGGAAGCCGGGCGGCACCTCGTCCGCCCACCGCGCCCAGGTGGAGACGCGGTGCGGGCGATGGAACGACGAGTTGATCTCCGCCACCGGAAAGCGCGCCGCGTAGCGCGAAAGGTGGCTCCCGTCCGCCGGGAACTCCGCCTGCTCCGGCTTCGGCAGCGTCCACCCCGCGGTGCCGATCAGGATCGGCGTCACCGCGCGCCCGGCTCCGTCGCGGCCAGCAGCTCGGCCAGGTAGCCGCCCCACACCGCGGGGAGCGAGTGCGTGCCGTGGCCGCGCGTGGCGTCGCTGGTGGGGATCAGGATGTAGCGCCCGTGCGGCACGCGGCGGATCTCGCGCTCCAGGATCCCCAGCTCCGGCGGGTTCACCTCGTCGTCGGCGGAGTTGATGGCGAAGAGCGGCGCGCGGATCTCGCCCAGGTGCGGCGACGGATCGTAGTCGCGCGAGGCGTCGAACGCGTACAGCATGTCGTTCGCGTCGATGGTGCGCACGTACCGCGCGACCGACGCCTCGAGCAGCGAGTCGGCGGCGTCGCGGGTGGGCGCGGTCTTCTGCTGCTGCAGCGGCGCGCTGGTCATCAGCATCAGCACGTGCACGGCGCCGGCCAGGCCGCGCGGCGGGGCGGTGTACTCGCCGCCGCGCCATTCCGGGTCGCCGCGGATGGCGTCGGCGATCATGCGCCGCATCATCCGGTTGCGCCCGGCGATCTGCACCGGCGCGCTGGCCAGCGGCATCAGCGCGTCCATCATCTCCGGGTGCGTGTAGCCCCACACCCAGCTGTGCATCCCGCCCATCGACGTCCCCATCACCAGCCGCAGGTGATCGACGTGCAGCCCTTCGGTGACGAGGCGGTACTGGGCGCGCACCATGTCGTCGTAGGTGTAGCGCGGGAAGCGCATGTGCAGCCCCTCGCTGGGCCGGCTGCTGCGCCCGTGCCCGATCCCGTCCGGCAGGATGATGAAGTAGCGCCGCGCGTCCAGCAGCTGCCCCGCGCCGAACAGGCGTCCCGCGAAGGTGGGGGAGATGAAGTTGGCGCCGCTCCCCGTGGTCCCGTGCAGGACCAGCACGGCGTTGCGGACGACGCCGTCCGCGTCGCGCACCGGCGTCCCGATCGTCCGGTAGTGGATGCGCAGCTCCGGCAGCCGCTCGCCGCTCGCGAACGCGAAGTCGCGCATCACGAAATCCCCCTCCACCGGCGCCGGATACGCCGCCGGTTCCTGCGCCGCCGCGCCGCGGACGACCAGGAAGAGCAGGGGGATGAGGATCGATCGGGCGCGGATCTGCATGGCGCGTGTGCCGTTCCGGGGGTGGATGCCGCCAGCGGGATGATTGATATAGCCGCGCCGCCGGAAATCCGCAGCATCCCCGCGTTCGGGCGGCTGACTGGCCGTAACGAGCGAGGCCGGCCCCCTCGGGAACCGGCCTCGCGTCATCATGCCCGGCGATCGCTCAGCAGTACCGGGGATCCGTGCAGAGGATCTCCTGCGTCGGGCAGGTCCGCAGCGTGCTCGCCACGGCCTCCACCTGCAGCTGCGCGGCGGTCGAGAACGTCTCCACGGTGATGGCGTCCACGTTCAGCATGTGCTTCTTCATCGTTCCCTCTCCTTCGGGTTAGAGACGGACGACGGGCGCGCAGGAGGAGGTCGGCACCCGTCGCGGGTACCCGGGCGGTCGCATATGCAAACAGGTTGCCACACAACCAACCGGTGACGTCGTATAAGTAGCGCATCTCCACCCTAACGTTAAGCGGGATGATGATCGATCTTGCACGTTCAGGCGGAATCCATGGAGCGCGGACGCATCAGCCCACCCCGGCATCGCCCAAAGCAATCTCACGCGGAGACGCGGAGACGCAGAGAGATGAGGTGAGTTCTCTGCGTCTCCGCGTCTCCGCGTGAGATTTCAGCTCGGCCGGTTCGCGCGCTCAGTATCCCGGCCCGCTCACGAACCCGTCCATCCCCCCGCCGTCCGAATCGCCCGCCGCGGGCGCGCTGCCGGGAACGCCGCCGGCACTCAGCCGCGCCTGCAGCTCGAAGTCCGACGGGTTGCTGGCCGCCGCGCGCGCCACGCCGAAGTCCAGCACCCCCTGCCGCACCAGGTCGGCCAGGTGCTGGTCGAAGGTCTGCATCTGGTAGGTGTCGCGCCCGGCGGCCACGTAGTCCTTGATCTCCGACGTCTTCGCCTCTTCGCGGATGCAGTCCTGGATGGCGCCCGTGCTGCGCATGATCTCCGCCGCCACCACGCGCCCCTTGCGGTCGCGCCGGGGAACCAGGCGCTGCGAGATCACCGCCTCCAGCGCGTCGGCCAGGCGGTAGCGGATGGTCTGCTGCTCCTCGGCCGGGAAGGCGGAGATGAGCCGCGCGATGGTGCTGGTGGCGTCCTTGGTGTGCAGCGTGCTGATCACCAGGTGCCCGGTCTCCGCCGCCTTCAGCGCGATGTCGATGGTCTCGGCGTCGCGCATCTCGCCGATCTGGATCACGTCGGGGTCCTGCCGCAGCGCCGCGCGCAGCCCCTTGTAGAAGCTCTCGGTGTCGGACCCGATCTCGCGCTGCGAGATGGAGCACTGGTTGTCGCGGTGCAGGAACTCGATCGGGTCCTCGAGCGTCACGATGTGGCGGAACGAGTGGTTGTTCATGTGCTGCAGCATGGCCGCCATGGTGCTGCTCTTTCCCGACCCGGTGACCCCGGTCACCAGGATCAGCCCGCGCTCCGCCTCGGCGATGGTGGCCAGCACCTCGGGAAGGCCCAGCCCCTCCAGCGTGGGCGCGTTGTACGGGATCACGCGGAGGATGATGTTGAAGCTGCCGCGCTGCCGCATCACGTTCACGCGGAAGCGGGTGAGCCCGTCGATCCCCCACGAGCAGTCGTAGTCCTGCAGGTTGTCGATCTGCTCGCGCACGCGGTCGTTGGGAAGCACGGTCAGCGCGAAGGCGCGCGCCTGGTCCGGCGTGAGCTTCTGCCGGGTCAGCGGCATCAGCTTGCCGGTGATGCGCGCCCGCACGAAGTCGCCGCCCTTCACGTGGATGTCGCTGGCCCCGCGCTCGACCGCCGCGCGGATCACGGGTTCCATCATCTCGCCGCTCTGTCCTGCTCTGGATGTGTGGGTGGGGACGCCCGCAGGCGCGCTCCCTCGGTGCCGCCGCGTTCCGGCAGGCGCGGGAAGATAGCCCCTCGCGGCCGGATAGACGAGAGCCGCCCCGCGGCCCGCGAGCGGCTATCGGACACTGCGAACTGCATGGACCCGAACTTGCCCCTGCCGCGCGCCCTGTACCCGCGGCGGGGGTCGCGGGGCGGGGTGGAAAAGAACGACCAGGTTCCATGGCGCGACCGAAGAAAAAGCTGCGCGAGCGGCGCCGGAAGCCCCGCCACGAGCGGCGGCGGCGGCCGTCCCGGCACCAGCCGGGGAGCCACGCCGCCGAGCGTGGCAGGGAAGGGCTCCTGCGCTCCCTGGGGCTGGGGCTGATCACCGGCGCGGCCGACGACGACCCGTCGGCGATCGGCACGTACGCCAGCGCGGGCGCCAGGCTGGGCCCGTCGTTCCTGTGGACGGCCCCCGCCACGCTGCCGATGATGTACGCGGTGGTCTACCTCTCCGCCAAGCTGGGGCAGGTGACGGGGCAGGGGCTGTTCGCGGTCATCCAGCGGCGCTTTCCGCGGTGGGTGCTGTACCCGTCGCTCGTCGCGGTGCTGATCGGCAACACCATCGAGGCGGGCGCCGACATCGCCGGGATGGCGGCGGCCGTGGGGCTGCTGGTGAAGGTTCCCGCCGGGGTGATCGTGGTGTTCATCACCGCGGCCGTGCTGGCGCTGCAGGTGTGGGGGTCGTACACGCTCATCCGCAACGTCTTCCGCTGGCTGGCGCTGGCGCTGCTGGCCTACATCGTGGCCGCCATCCTGGCCCGGCCGGAGCTGATGCCGGTGCTGCGCGGCACCTTCATCCCCACCCTGCGCTTCGACCGCGAGTTCCTGTCGCTGCTGGTGGCGGTGATCGGCACCACGCTCTCGGCCTACCTCTACACCTGGCAGTCGAACGAAGAGGTCGAGGAGCAGATCGCGACCGGGCTCCGCCGCCTGAGCGACCGCAGGGGCACCACCGACGCCGAGCTCCGGCGCACGCGCAAGGACATCCTGTTCGGGATGTGCTTCTCCAACCTGGTGATGTACTTCATCGTCCTTTCCACCTCGGCCACGCTGTACCGCGCCGGCCAGCACGATGTGGAGAGCGCCGCCGACGCGGCCCGCGCGCTGCAGCCCCTGGCCGGGAGCGCCGCCGGCGTGCTGTTCGCGCTGGGGGTCATCGGGGTGGGGTTCCTGGCGGTGCCGATCATGACCACGGGCGCCGCGTACGACCTGGCGCAGACGCTGGGGTGGAAGCACGGGCTCCACACCCGCCCGCGCGAGGCGAAGAAGTTCTATGCCGCCATCGCCGGCTTCACGCTGCTGGCCATGGGGATGAACTTCCTGGGCTTCAACCCCATGAAGGCGCTGGTCTTCGCGGGGATCGTGCAGGGCTTCTCCACCCCGCCGCTGATGCTGCTGATCATGCTGATGACCAACAACCGCGAGATCATGGGCGAGCGCGTGAACGGCCGCGCGATGAACGTTCTGGGGTGGACGACCACCGCGGTCATCTTCGCCGCGACGGGCGCCCTGATCGTGACGTGGGTGATGTAGCCGGGTGTCCGCGCGGGGCGTGGCCACGACGGATCCTCCGTTCTCCCGCCCATCACGGGGGAGAGGAGCATGGGGATGCCGGAAGTCACGCGCGGCCGGTTCCCGGGCGACAAGCCGGGAGCGCGGTGCGGCCGGTCAGAAGTCCCGGATCTCGTCTCGCAGATGATTGAAGTTCACCACGAACACGCGGTTCTCCAGGAGCTTCAGATACAGCGGCAGATCGTCGGTCAGCACCGCGACGTGCTCGCGCGCGGCCAGCAGCACCGTGATGTCGGTGAGCCCCAGGCGCGTGAAGCCGGATTCGAGGACGGCCTCGCGGCTGGGGAAGTACCGCTCGCCCGCCTGCGCCGCCAGCAGCGCGAGCGAGGCGAACACCTCGCCGCGGAGCGGCTCGGCCAGCTGTCCCGCCAGGTTGCTGACCTCGGTGAGGATGTTCGGCGTCACGAGCAGCCGGCTGAAGCCGCTGATGAACGTGGTGAGGAGAACGTAGTCGTCCGCCGTGTACGCCCGCGTGCGCTTGAACCGCTCGATGTGTGCGGGGTCGTGCGAGCCGACTACGAGCACCAGGAAGAGGTTGGTGTCGATCAGCAGCACGCGCGGCCGGGCTCGCGGGACCCGGCGCATCAGTTCGGATCCCGGATCTTCATCGAGCTCACGGTGCCCGTTTCGGCGTCGATTTCGAACCGCTTGTAGACGCGCGGCAGCCGGTGCACGCCGCCGTTCACGATCAGCCCGTTCCGCGAAACGGCCGGCTCCAGCCAGCCGAGCGTCACCTTCCACTGCCGGCCGTCGTCGGACAGCTCTACCTCTTCCAGCCGCAGATGGCGCAGCTCGTCCTTCTGGTAGAGCTCCCGCGCGTAGCTCTCTGCGGACTTCACGGCCTGCTTCACGTCGATCATCGAATCTCCGCTGGATGAAAGGCGCGTCACGAGGTTCAGCCCGGAATCTAATCCGGTCCCGGCCCGGTGGAAGTCCACGCGTGAAAGCCGCCAGCGCCCGAACAAATCGAGCGGGCGCTGCGTCATTCCGCAGCGCCCGCCCGCCTGATCCGAACCGCGAACTTACTATGGAGCCGGAGGAGAGCTCATCACGCACCGCGGCGGCTTCTCCACTGGTTTCGTGACCTCCGTCTGACTCGGTTCTCTTCGTTTCTACTGCCCCGGCGCGCCCCCCGTCGCCGGTCGGTTCGCGGCCACCTGCGCGCGCGCGGCGGCGGCGCCCTCGCGGTCGAAGGCGTCCACCTGCGCCACCAGGTGCGCGGGCGGGGTGAACGCCTTGCCGCGCTTCGCGGCCACGCGCTCGAAGCCTGCGGACACCGCGTCGTAGTGCGAGTTGGGGTTCCAGAAGATCCAGTCCTCCACGCCCAGGTCGTACAGCGCCTGCGTCTGCGCGCGCGCCTGCTGCGGGCCGTACTTGAAGGCGCGGTCGTTCCAGGTGGCGGTGAACGCCTGCAGCCAGGGAACGATGCGCGCCGGCTTCACCCCCGCCGCCTCCAGCCGCCGGTTGCGGATCACCCCCTCGCCCACCGCGGTGAAGATCGTCTCGTACGGCATCCGGTTGGGCCGCGTGATCCCCGGCAGGTGCGTGGGGAAGTAGTGCGACGGGTACACCATCGGCAGCACGTGGTCCACGGTCGAGGAGACGCGCTCCCACTGCTGGCCGATGCCGACGTCCAGCGGGTCGCTCATCGTCAGCCCGAACACGTCGGCGGTGATTGACGCGCCCAGCGGGTGCAGCCGCTCCCCCGCCTCCGTCAGGAAGCCGGTGATGGCGTCGGCCTTCTTCCCCACCGCGGTCGGGAACACCTGCGTGGGGAGCGAGCGGTACGCCTCGGGAAAGCGTACGTAGTCGAACTGCACCTCGCGGAACCCCGCTCGCACCGCCTCCTCGGCGATGGAGATGTCGTACTCCCACACCCGCCGGTCCCACGGGTTCACCCAGGTGTTCCCCACCTTGTCCTTCCACAGCGCGCCGCCCGGCTGCCGGATGGACCAGTCCGGCCGCGCCCGCGACAGCCGCGGGTCCTTGAAGACCACGATGCGCGCGATGGGGTGGATGCCGTGCGCGCGCATGGTGTCCACCAGCGCCCGGAGGTTGTGGATGGGGATGCTGCGCACGTGCGTGGCCTCCACGGCCAGCGGCAGCGCGCTGGGATAGCGCACGCCGTCCTCGTCCTTCACGTCCACCACCCAGGTGTTCAGCTCGGTGCTGTCGGTCAGCGCCAGCAGCTTGCCGCGGGTGATGGGGTTCCCGGCCGCGTACGCGTTCACGTAGATGCCGCGGATCACCGGCGGCGCGGCGTCGCTCGCCAGCGCCGCGGGGGCGCGCGGCGGCGCGGCCGACTGCGCGTGCGCCTCGCCGGCGCCGGCGAGCTGTTTGACCAGGGCGGCGCCCGCGTCGGTGTCGGGCGAACGGGTGTTGAAGCAGGCGGAGAGGGTCGCGGCGAGCGCAACGCAGAGCGGCGCCCGGAACGGGGTGCGGGTGGTCACAGCGGTCCTGCGGGTACGGCGCGAACGGGTGCCGGACCGGGGGGCGGGCGGGTGGCCGGCCAGGGTCCGAGGGGTGCCTGCGAAAGGACGCGAAAATGGTGCCGCGGAACCGGGCCCGCAAGGGCGAAATCGAAGGTTCTCCGCTGCCCCATTTCCGCCCCATCCGACGGGACGTAAATTCCCCGTCGCGCCTGCGAAAACCGCAATCTGGACACCTCGCCGGGCCGCTGCCATTCTGGACGATGAGAACGGCTCGGCGGGAGGGAGGTGCGGAAGGTGATTTTTCGGAATTCTGGTCTTGCGAAGGAACCCCGTCCGGGCGGGCTCCCGCCTGATTCCGGCAAACGTCTGGTTAGGGGATGATGGAGATCGAAATCCGGCGGCTCGGTCCCGCCGACGCGGCCGCGTACCGCGCACTGCGCATCGAGGGATTCGCCACGCAGCCGATGGAATTCCGCTACTCGCCGGGGGACGAGGAGGCGCTCACGCCCGCCGGGACGGAGCGGCGGCTGGCGGACAGCTTCGTCGTGGGCGCCTTCGCGGCCGGCGCGCTGGTGGGGATCGGCGGGTGGACGCGCTTCGCGGGCGAGAAGCTGCGGCACAAGGGGCTGCTCTGGGGGATGTATCTCCGCCCCGACGCCCGTGGCACCGGCGCCGCATCGGCCATCGTCCGCGCGATCGAGGAGGACGCGCGGCGGGAGGTGGAGATGCTCCTCCTCACCGTGGCCGCGCCGAACGGGCGCGCGCGGCGGCTGTACGAGCGCCACGGCTTCCAGGCGTACGGCACCGAGCCGCGCGCCGTCCGCGCGGGCGACGATTACATCGACGAGGTGCTGATGGCCAAGCGGCTGCGGTAGATTTAGGGCGGCGGGCGGGCTCCGCGCCACCCGGCGAATGAATTCGCGGGCAACAACAGCACGAAGTCCCTGCGGGACTGCACCCCGGCATTCGGGCCGGTGGCGGGTTCTCTCGCTGATCTGATTATCTCAACTACTACGAGGGGGCCATGGAACCGCGGATCAGCCTGGTCACGCTTGGCGTGGAGGACCTGGCGCGCTCGGTCGCGTTCTACCGCGACGGGCTGGGGTGGCCGATGTCCGGCGCGAGCGTGGAGGGGACGGTGGCGTTCTTCCGCGCCGGCGGCGTGGTGCTGGCGCTCTATCCGCGCCCGCTGCTCGCCGCGGACGCCAGTCTCCCCGACCGCCACGGCGCGTGGAAGGAGTTCGGCGGCATCGCGCTGGCGCACAACGTCCGCGAGCGCGGCGAGGTCGACGCGGCGCTGGAGCGCGCGGTCAGCATCGGCGGGCGCATCCTGACCCCCGCCGCGGACGCGGAGTGGGGCGGCCGCTCCGGCTATTTCGCCGACCCCGACGGCCACCCGTGGGAAGTCGCCTGGAACCCCGCCTTCCCCTTCGCCAACGACGGGACGCTGATCCTGCCGTAGGTCGGTCGCCGACCTGCAACTGCAAATGTCACACGGAGTCAGCGGAGAACTCATCGCGCGCCGGAGTTCCTCCGTTGACTCCGCTGGCTATGTGTGACTTCATCCTTTTCAGTCTCACCGGCTCCACGGACGCGGAAGTGGCGGGCGCGGGTTTTCGTGCGCCTCCGCGCGCCGTATCTTCCCGCCTCGCGAACCCATCATCCTGACGCACGGCCGGACGGCGAATCTCCCGTGGATCCCAACCGCATCCTGATCATCGACTACGGCTCGCAGTTCACGCAGCTCATCGCGCGGCGGATCCGCGAGGAGCGCGTGTACTGCGAGATCCATCCCCCCACGCGTTCCGTGGAGTGGATCCGCGAGTGGCAGCCGAAGGGAATCGTGCTCTCCGGCGGACCATCCTCCGTCTACGACACGGACGGGCCGACGGCGGACCCCGGGCTGCTGCGGATGGGCATTCCCGTGCTGGGCGTGTGCTACGGGATGCAGCTGATCGCCCACCTGGAGGGCGGCGTGGTGGAGCACGGCAAGCGCGAGTACGGGCGCGCGCTGGTGGAGGTGCGCGAGCCGCACGGGATCTTCGACGGCTTCACCGCGGGGGAGAAGACGCAGGCGTGGATGAGCCACGGCGACCACGTGGTGCAGCCGCCGCCGGGGTTCCACCTCCTGGCCAGCAGCGACGGCGTGCCGTGGGCGGCCTTCGCGGCCGACGACCGCCCCATCTACGGCGTGCAGTTCCACGTGGAGGTGGCGCACACCACGCGCGGCGGCGACATCGTGTCGAACTTCGTGTTCGGCGTGTGCGGGTGCCAGCCCACGTGGACCGCGGGAAGCTTCATCGAGAACGAGCTGCGCCGCGTCCGCGACCTGGTGGGCGATGCGCAGGCGGTGTGCGGCCTTTCCGGCGGCGTGGACTCATCCGTCGCCGCGACGCTGGTGCACCGCGCCATCGGCGACCGGCTGACCTGCATCTTCGTGGACACCGGGTTGCTGCGGCTGGGCGAGCGCGACAGCGTGGAGCGCACCTTCCGGCAGCACATGGGGATAAAGCTGGAGGTGATCGACGCCTCCGAGCTCTTCCTCACCCGGCTGGCGGAGGTGGAGGATCCCGAGGAGAAGCGGAAGATCATCGGCCACACCTTCATCGACGTGTTCGAGGACGCGGCGGCGCGGATCGGCGCGGACGCGCGCTTCCTGGTGCAGGGCACGCTCTACCCGGACGTGATCGAGAGCCTGTCGGTGAAGGGCCCGTCGGCCACCATCAAGACGCACCACAACGTGGGCGGCCTGAAGGAGGACATGAAGTTCGCGCTGATCGAGCCGC
This genomic window contains:
- a CDS encoding PilT/PilU family type 4a pilus ATPase, translated to MMEPVIRAAVERGASDIHVKGGDFVRARITGKLMPLTRQKLTPDQARAFALTVLPNDRVREQIDNLQDYDCSWGIDGLTRFRVNVMRQRGSFNIILRVIPYNAPTLEGLGLPEVLATIAEAERGLILVTGVTGSGKSSTMAAMLQHMNNHSFRHIVTLEDPIEFLHRDNQCSISQREIGSDTESFYKGLRAALRQDPDVIQIGEMRDAETIDIALKAAETGHLVISTLHTKDATSTIARLISAFPAEEQQTIRYRLADALEAVISQRLVPRRDRKGRVVAAEIMRSTGAIQDCIREEAKTSEIKDYVAAGRDTYQMQTFDQHLADLVRQGVLDFGVARAAASNPSDFELQARLSAGGVPGSAPAAGDSDGGGMDGFVSGPGY
- a CDS encoding transglutaminase domain-containing protein, with protein sequence MPETAIASEEIRPAAGWWRRALTTLRLWRQVAESEMYGGMGTLRLLPFMARYAATGDDWSYVPHPVPPWAFGPGSAQDFRWYFQSETRVRVRSVNELCEWLQGCRYAGDPDVFVSDDFWQHPRTFEHLRLGDCEDHALWAWRKLREIGFPAWFVVGQVSWQHAGEVNKHAWVQFTRGEGEEVVLEAAAKLGAPMIRPAAEVRGEYRPHFAVEHGTFRTRVYGGFLRHVAWYRHVRRRREFYRRLQEGTG
- a CDS encoding enoyl-CoA hydratase/isomerase family protein, with the translated sequence MIERERSDDGILTLRLAHGKASAMDVELLEGMIRELDAAGDARAVIVTGTGSIFSAGVDLFRLMEGGDAYVRRFIPLLRDFVVKLFAFPRPVVVAANGHAIAGGGVMVMAGDYRLMAEGRGRLGVPELLVGVPFPAAALEAVRYAVPGDRIHSLVFTGRTFEPREALAERLVDEVVAADALMDRAREVAAQLAALAPDAFRLTKEYLRAPSLERIRASAAYDEQVLAAWSAPGTHARIRDYLERTVRKG
- a CDS encoding DUF72 domain-containing protein, yielding MTPILIGTAGWTLPKPEQAEFPADGSHLSRYAARFPVAEINSSFHRPHRVSTWARWADEVPPGFRFSAKLPKTITHQQKLVDVEALLDTFLGEAGALGDRLACLLVQLPPSLELDPAVAERFFLALRERTAAAVACEPRHASWFSGDADALLAGLGVARVAADPARVPAAAEPGGARDVVYHRLHGSPRMYYSAYEGDFVARLAGRLRADAAGAREVWCIFDNTAAGAATRNALDLLGVLGSRPGA
- a CDS encoding PIN domain-containing protein, whose translation is MRRVPRARPRVLLIDTNLFLVLVVGSHDPAHIERFKRTRAYTADDYVLLTTFISGFSRLLVTPNILTEVSNLAGQLAEPLRGEVFASLALLAAQAGERYFPSREAVLESGFTRLGLTDITVLLAAREHVAVLTDDLPLYLKLLENRVFVVNFNHLRDEIRDF
- a CDS encoding divalent metal cation transporter produces the protein MARPKKKLRERRRKPRHERRRRPSRHQPGSHAAERGREGLLRSLGLGLITGAADDDPSAIGTYASAGARLGPSFLWTAPATLPMMYAVVYLSAKLGQVTGQGLFAVIQRRFPRWVLYPSLVAVLIGNTIEAGADIAGMAAAVGLLVKVPAGVIVVFITAAVLALQVWGSYTLIRNVFRWLALALLAYIVAAILARPELMPVLRGTFIPTLRFDREFLSLLVAVIGTTLSAYLYTWQSNEEVEEQIATGLRRLSDRRGTTDAELRRTRKDILFGMCFSNLVMYFIVLSTSATLYRAGQHDVESAADAARALQPLAGSAAGVLFALGVIGVGFLAVPIMTTGAAYDLAQTLGWKHGLHTRPREAKKFYAAIAGFTLLAMGMNFLGFNPMKALVFAGIVQGFSTPPLMLLIMLMTNNREIMGERVNGRAMNVLGWTTTAVIFAATGALIVTWVM
- a CDS encoding alpha/beta fold hydrolase, which produces MQIRARSILIPLLFLVVRGAAAQEPAAYPAPVEGDFVMRDFAFASGERLPELRIHYRTIGTPVRDADGVVRNAVLVLHGTTGSGANFISPTFAGRLFGAGQLLDARRYFIILPDGIGHGRSSRPSEGLHMRFPRYTYDDMVRAQYRLVTEGLHVDHLRLVMGTSMGGMHSWVWGYTHPEMMDALMPLASAPVQIAGRNRMMRRMIADAIRGDPEWRGGEYTAPPRGLAGAVHVLMLMTSAPLQQQKTAPTRDAADSLLEASVARYVRTIDANDMLYAFDASRDYDPSPHLGEIRAPLFAINSADDEVNPPELGILEREIRRVPHGRYILIPTSDATRGHGTHSLPAVWGGYLAELLAATEPGAR